One segment of Streptosporangium brasiliense DNA contains the following:
- a CDS encoding histidine phosphatase family protein — translation MLLLVRHAMPAYGPTVPPHEWPLGTEGWQAAQRLIARLPKDACLVSSDEPKAWQTLGGDDTVTRDRRFNEVTRVEPWEGNYRELRRAYVEGADHADWEPRAEVAKRFDDGITEHLALASGRPLVVAAHGMAMTVWVKVRLGLQSPGDFWADLRFPDAHLVDLDLGTVERALAL, via the coding sequence ATGTTGCTCTTGGTCCGCCATGCCATGCCTGCCTACGGTCCGACCGTCCCACCGCACGAATGGCCGCTCGGCACTGAGGGGTGGCAGGCGGCTCAGCGGCTGATCGCCCGTCTGCCCAAAGACGCCTGCCTTGTCTCCAGCGACGAGCCGAAGGCCTGGCAGACTCTGGGCGGCGACGACACGGTCACGCGTGATCGACGGTTCAACGAGGTCACCCGCGTGGAGCCGTGGGAGGGTAACTACCGCGAGTTGCGGCGCGCCTATGTGGAAGGCGCGGATCATGCTGACTGGGAGCCGCGGGCCGAGGTCGCCAAGCGCTTCGACGATGGGATCACCGAGCATCTCGCACTTGCCAGCGGGCGCCCACTCGTGGTGGCGGCACATGGCATGGCGATGACTGTTTGGGTGAAGGTGCGCCTGGGCCTGCAGAGCCCTGGCGACTTCTGGGCGGACCTCCGCTTTCCTGATGCGCATCTCGTTGATCTGGACTTGGGTACCGTCGAGCGAGCCTTGGCCCTCTGA
- a CDS encoding AAA family ATPase, with protein MRLLERESSLASLAEYAAEAERGEGRLVLVAGEAGVGKSVLVERFQQDLPAARWSWGACDGLFTPRPLGPLFDLAEQLGGPLLELCRAGAGREELFRGLLREVGDSGTLDVVVVEDIHWADEATLDLLRFLGRRLRGSALLLLATYRDDGLAAADPLRVTLGDLASQRSTRRIGLAPLSTQAVRELAGGSDADADALHRMTGGNPFYVTEVVQAGMHEVPGSARDAVLARAARLSSAARQVLDVAALTGTRVEWRLLEAVTPCPAPAVDELLACGLVTGDGEWLRFRHEIARLAVEGAAPARRGRTIHGLVLAALAALGCDDDARMAFHAEAAGDAAAVLRHAPAAARRAAWLASHREAAAQYRRALRFAAEADAATVAELCEGLADEAVLLDQWQDAAEACERALAQWRQAGERLREGAALRRLSRIKWNLCHGEVSAAEAAVSVLEPLGPGTELAWAYASLANHRMLRYEHDMAEGLALRAQELAERLGATDVLSDALNTRAACAWIRGGAWEDRIRRALEVALAGRHQDQAGRAFTNLVAMHSGRRRFAEAERCLAQGIAYCDEHDLPTYGTCLRGEQATVMERTGRWEESLAISAGILATVGRSPSNRMCTVRRIGSVLARRGEPGVWEHLDEAADLADRTGEPQQIVPVRLTRAEAYWLEGKAVQARREAELAHDVAAPSDAWDRGAVAVWLARTGSPRAPQGAFPEPYRLELDGDPAGAARAWTELGCRYDAALALCGAGGEPELREALRIFTDLGAFPAARIVRQELRRLGVRSLPAGPRAATREHPSGLTRREREVLALVCAQHSNAEIAAELFISVKTAGHHVSAILAKLGAPSRAAAAKEAVRLGLTEAHIQATTEV; from the coding sequence ATGCGCTTGCTGGAGCGGGAGTCGTCGTTGGCGTCGCTGGCCGAGTACGCGGCCGAGGCCGAGCGTGGTGAGGGGCGGCTGGTCCTGGTCGCAGGCGAGGCGGGGGTCGGCAAGTCGGTGCTGGTCGAGCGGTTCCAGCAGGACCTGCCGGCGGCGCGGTGGTCGTGGGGAGCCTGTGACGGGCTGTTCACTCCGCGCCCGCTGGGGCCGCTGTTCGACCTGGCCGAGCAACTGGGCGGCCCGTTGCTGGAGCTGTGCCGCGCGGGCGCCGGGCGTGAGGAGCTGTTCCGGGGGCTGCTGCGCGAGGTCGGCGACTCGGGAACGCTGGACGTGGTCGTGGTGGAGGACATCCACTGGGCCGACGAGGCCACCCTCGACCTGCTGCGCTTCCTCGGCCGGCGGCTGCGCGGCAGCGCGCTGCTGCTCCTCGCCACCTACCGCGACGACGGCCTGGCGGCCGCCGATCCGCTGCGCGTCACCCTGGGCGATCTGGCCTCGCAGCGCTCGACCAGGCGCATCGGCCTGGCGCCCCTGTCCACCCAGGCGGTACGCGAACTGGCCGGGGGAAGCGACGCCGACGCCGACGCGCTGCACCGGATGACCGGCGGCAACCCGTTCTACGTGACCGAGGTCGTCCAGGCCGGCATGCACGAGGTTCCCGGGTCGGCGCGGGACGCGGTCCTGGCGCGCGCCGCGCGCCTCAGCAGCGCGGCCCGCCAGGTGCTCGACGTCGCGGCGCTGACCGGGACCAGGGTGGAGTGGAGGCTGCTGGAGGCGGTGACCCCGTGCCCGGCCCCGGCCGTGGACGAGCTGCTGGCGTGCGGGCTGGTGACCGGCGACGGCGAATGGCTGCGCTTCCGCCATGAGATCGCCCGGCTGGCGGTGGAGGGGGCGGCGCCCGCGCGCCGGGGCCGCACGATCCACGGCCTGGTCCTGGCGGCGCTGGCCGCGCTGGGCTGTGACGACGACGCCCGGATGGCCTTCCACGCCGAGGCGGCGGGGGACGCCGCCGCGGTCCTGCGCCATGCTCCCGCCGCCGCCCGCCGCGCCGCGTGGCTGGCCTCCCACCGCGAGGCGGCGGCACAGTACCGGCGAGCCCTGCGCTTCGCGGCCGAGGCGGACGCCGCGACCGTGGCCGAGCTGTGCGAAGGACTGGCCGACGAGGCGGTGCTGCTCGACCAGTGGCAGGACGCGGCCGAGGCGTGCGAGCGCGCGCTGGCGCAGTGGCGCCAGGCGGGCGAGCGGCTGCGGGAGGGCGCCGCGCTGCGACGGCTGTCACGCATCAAGTGGAACCTGTGCCACGGCGAGGTGTCCGCCGCCGAGGCCGCGGTGTCCGTCCTGGAACCGCTCGGGCCCGGCACCGAGCTGGCCTGGGCGTACGCCTCGTTGGCCAACCACCGGATGCTGCGCTACGAGCACGACATGGCCGAGGGCCTGGCGCTGCGGGCGCAGGAGCTGGCCGAGCGGCTCGGCGCCACCGACGTGCTCAGCGACGCGCTCAACACCCGGGCCGCGTGCGCCTGGATCCGGGGCGGCGCGTGGGAGGACCGGATACGCCGCGCGCTGGAGGTCGCCCTGGCAGGGCGGCACCAGGACCAGGCGGGCCGGGCGTTCACGAACCTGGTCGCCATGCACAGCGGCCGGCGGCGCTTCGCCGAGGCGGAACGGTGCCTGGCCCAGGGCATCGCCTACTGCGACGAGCACGACCTGCCCACGTACGGGACATGCCTGCGCGGCGAGCAGGCCACCGTCATGGAGCGCACCGGACGCTGGGAGGAGTCGCTGGCGATCAGCGCCGGCATCCTGGCCACAGTGGGCCGGTCCCCGTCCAACCGGATGTGCACGGTGCGCAGGATCGGCTCGGTCCTGGCCCGCCGCGGCGAACCGGGTGTCTGGGAGCACCTCGACGAGGCGGCCGACCTGGCCGACCGCACCGGTGAGCCGCAGCAGATCGTCCCTGTACGGCTGACCCGGGCCGAGGCGTACTGGCTGGAGGGCAAGGCGGTCCAGGCGCGGCGCGAGGCGGAGCTGGCCCATGACGTCGCCGCTCCGTCCGACGCCTGGGACCGCGGCGCGGTCGCGGTCTGGCTGGCGCGCACCGGCTCCCCTCGCGCGCCGCAAGGAGCGTTTCCCGAGCCGTACCGGCTGGAGCTCGACGGCGACCCGGCCGGGGCGGCGCGGGCCTGGACCGAGCTGGGCTGCCGCTATGACGCCGCGCTGGCCCTGTGCGGCGCGGGCGGGGAGCCGGAGCTGCGCGAGGCCCTGCGGATCTTCACTGACCTCGGCGCCTTCCCCGCGGCGCGCATCGTCAGGCAGGAGTTGCGCAGGCTCGGCGTCCGGTCGCTGCCGGCCGGGCCGCGCGCGGCCACGCGGGAGCATCCCTCCGGGCTGACCCGGCGCGAGCGGGAGGTGCTCGCCCTGGTCTGCGCGCAGCACTCCAACGCCGAGATCGCCGCCGAGCTCTTCATCTCGGTCAAGACAGCCGGCCACCACGTCTCGGCGATCCTCGCCAAGCTGGGCGCGCCCAGCCGGGCCGCCGCCGCCAAGGAGGCCGTCCGCCTCGGCCTGACCGAGGCGCACATCCAGGCCACCACGGAAGTCTGA
- a CDS encoding FAD-dependent oxidoreductase, with amino-acid sequence MRHRIAVIGGGPAGLTFARVLHRHDHPVTVLERDPAPDARPPGGTLDLQEGMGQLALGKAGLLAEFQALSRPEGQAMRILDADGTVLRDWQPRPGDRANPEIDRGQLRDLLLGPLDVQWGRGVTEVVPETRDGVLVRFADGREETFDLVVGADGAWSRVRPAVSSATPHYTGVTFVETSLDDVDTRHPDLARLIGDGSMAVYGVNRGLVAQRNSGGHVKVYAQFRAPLDWHTDLDRHMGLNRRAGLDAGLDAGLDLADVEAVRSSLLALFDGWAAPVLDLLRHGTAFVHRPLYILPVSHTWAHVPGVTLLGDAAHLMPPLGVGANLAMLEGAELAESVAAAPGPGDLDEAVRVFEEQMWARAGGWAKITTAGLERLVSPDPTEALAFFDEVQPS; translated from the coding sequence ATGAGACATCGTATCGCCGTGATTGGAGGCGGCCCCGCCGGCCTCACCTTCGCCCGCGTCCTGCACCGCCACGATCACCCCGTCACCGTCCTCGAACGCGACCCCGCCCCCGACGCCCGTCCTCCGGGCGGCACGCTGGACCTGCAGGAAGGGATGGGCCAGCTCGCGCTGGGCAAGGCGGGGCTGCTGGCGGAGTTCCAGGCGCTGTCCCGGCCCGAGGGACAGGCCATGCGCATCCTGGACGCGGACGGGACCGTCCTCCGCGACTGGCAACCCCGTCCGGGTGACCGGGCCAATCCCGAGATCGACCGCGGGCAACTCCGTGACCTGCTGCTCGGCCCCCTGGACGTTCAGTGGGGGCGGGGCGTGACGGAGGTGGTGCCGGAGACCCGGGACGGCGTGCTGGTCCGTTTCGCGGACGGGCGGGAGGAGACGTTCGATCTCGTGGTCGGCGCGGACGGCGCCTGGTCCCGGGTCCGCCCGGCGGTCTCGTCCGCGACGCCGCACTACACCGGCGTCACCTTCGTCGAGACGTCCCTGGACGACGTCGACACCCGCCACCCCGACCTCGCCCGGCTGATCGGCGACGGTTCCATGGCTGTGTACGGGGTGAACCGCGGCCTCGTCGCCCAGCGCAACAGCGGCGGCCACGTCAAGGTATACGCCCAGTTCCGCGCGCCGCTGGACTGGCACACGGACCTGGACCGGCATATGGGCCTGAACCGGCGCGCGGGCCTGGACGCGGGCCTGGACGCGGGCCTGGACCTGGCCGACGTCGAGGCCGTGCGATCAAGCCTGCTGGCTCTGTTCGACGGCTGGGCCGCTCCCGTCCTCGACCTCCTCCGCCACGGCACCGCTTTCGTCCACCGCCCCCTCTACATCCTGCCCGTGTCCCACACCTGGGCCCACGTCCCCGGGGTGACGCTACTGGGCGACGCCGCCCACCTGATGCCCCCATTGGGGGTGGGCGCGAACCTCGCGATGCTGGAAGGCGCCGAACTCGCCGAGTCCGTCGCCGCCGCCCCCGGCCCTGGCGATCTGGACGAGGCCGTCCGCGTCTTCGAGGAACAGATGTGGGCACGGGCCGGCGGATGGGCGAAGATCACGACGGCCGGTCTGGAACGCCTCGTGAGCCCGGACCCCACCGAAGCCCTGGCCTTCTTCGACGAAGTCCAGCCATCCTGA
- a CDS encoding MarR family winged helix-turn-helix transcriptional regulator — MSKTGDLLSEAALTVYRLNGQFLGAGDTLAKPAGMTVAWWQVLSAVPDKPMSVAEIARLRGLTRQGVQRTADLLVDQGLAEYEPNPAHRRAKLLRPTAKGMAAIERIDPDLEALADRVVDELGLDGLKQVIEALKQLSAALDQVTRQ; from the coding sequence ATGAGCAAGACAGGAGATCTGCTGTCGGAGGCCGCGCTCACCGTCTACCGCCTCAACGGGCAGTTCCTCGGCGCCGGCGACACGCTCGCCAAGCCGGCGGGGATGACCGTCGCCTGGTGGCAGGTACTGAGCGCGGTCCCCGACAAGCCCATGTCCGTGGCCGAGATCGCCCGGCTCCGCGGGCTGACCAGGCAGGGCGTGCAGCGGACCGCCGATCTGCTGGTGGACCAGGGCCTGGCCGAGTACGAGCCCAACCCCGCCCATCGCAGGGCCAAGCTGCTGCGGCCCACCGCGAAGGGCATGGCCGCGATAGAGCGGATCGACCCCGACCTGGAAGCACTGGCGGACCGGGTGGTGGACGAGCTCGGCCTCGACGGGCTGAAGCAGGTCATCGAGGCGCTCAAACAGCTCTCCGCCGCCCTCGACCAGGTCACTCGTCAGTGA
- a CDS encoding DUF6886 family protein, with protein sequence MRPRPGQVLHFSEDPEITRFVPHVATTAQEPEAYVWAVSADRCPDYWFPRQCPRAMAWTVPDTTDADRERIIGAGCGRRIHAIEYGWLEAFLTVRLYGYRLPAEKFVPIGEPVPNAMVATEPVEPLGPPEPVGSLLQLHEEAGIQLRVLDNLWAFWDAVTTSSLGWSGIRLRNARPRPARTG encoded by the coding sequence ATGCGGCCCAGACCAGGTCAAGTTCTGCACTTCTCCGAGGACCCGGAGATCACCCGATTTGTCCCCCACGTGGCAACCACCGCACAAGAACCGGAGGCATATGTGTGGGCTGTGTCGGCCGATCGCTGCCCCGACTACTGGTTTCCCCGCCAGTGCCCGCGCGCCATGGCCTGGACCGTGCCGGACACGACGGACGCCGACCGGGAACGGATCATCGGTGCCGGCTGCGGGCGGCGCATCCATGCGATCGAGTACGGCTGGCTGGAGGCGTTCTTGACCGTGCGCCTGTACGGCTACCGCCTGCCCGCCGAGAAGTTCGTCCCGATCGGTGAGCCGGTGCCGAACGCGATGGTCGCCACCGAGCCCGTCGAACCGCTCGGCCCGCCCGAACCGGTCGGCAGCCTGCTCCAGCTGCACGAGGAGGCCGGGATCCAGCTCAGAGTGCTGGACAACCTCTGGGCGTTTTGGGATGCGGTGACCACCAGCTCTCTGGGCTGGAGCGGCATCCGCCTGCGCAATGCCCGCCCCAGGCCGGCCAGAACAGGCTGA
- a CDS encoding alpha/beta fold hydrolase, which produces MTTYVLVHGAWHGGWCWRHVSARLREAGHEVHTPTLTGLGERAHLAGPEIGLRTHVDDLLGLLRYEDLRDVVLVGHSYAGLVVREAADRVPERVSQIVMVDAWAGRDGESLDDLAPAFFLDWIESVTVDGMIPPSPAAAVGVTEPDQVAWLEPRLTAHPRRTFSEPTRLSGAVDAIACRAVLCTPGGPMPFARLADENGWAATVLDVGHDAMVTAPQALADILLQHAYTS; this is translated from the coding sequence ATGACAACGTACGTGCTGGTTCATGGGGCCTGGCACGGCGGCTGGTGCTGGCGGCACGTGTCCGCGCGGTTGCGAGAGGCCGGCCATGAGGTCCACACTCCGACGCTGACCGGTCTCGGCGAGCGGGCCCACCTGGCCGGCCCCGAGATCGGCCTGCGGACGCACGTGGACGACCTGCTGGGCCTGCTGAGGTATGAGGATCTGCGGGATGTCGTGCTCGTCGGGCACAGTTACGCCGGCTTGGTCGTGCGCGAGGCCGCCGACCGTGTGCCGGAACGCGTCTCCCAGATCGTCATGGTCGACGCCTGGGCGGGCCGGGACGGGGAGTCGCTGGACGATCTGGCTCCCGCGTTCTTCCTCGACTGGATCGAGTCGGTCACCGTGGACGGCATGATCCCGCCCTCCCCGGCGGCCGCCGTCGGCGTGACGGAACCGGATCAGGTGGCATGGCTGGAGCCCCGGCTGACGGCCCACCCCCGGCGAACGTTCTCCGAGCCGACCCGGCTGTCCGGGGCCGTCGACGCGATCGCGTGCCGAGCGGTGCTCTGCACACCCGGCGGCCCCATGCCGTTCGCGCGGCTGGCGGACGAGAACGGCTGGGCGGCCACCGTCCTGGACGTCGGCCACGACGCCATGGTCACCGCACCGCAGGCGCTGGCGGACATCCTGCTGCAGCACGCGTACACGTCCTGA
- the bluB gene encoding 5,6-dimethylbenzimidazole synthase, which translates to MDSQLYDVIHRRRDVRAQFTGEPVPDEALHRILSAAHAAPSVGLSQPWDFIVVRDPAVRAAFHGHVQHERAVFAATLDASAVRRFARIKIEGVLESTLSIVVTYDPDRGGPTVLGRHAIADAGLYSVCLAIQNLWLAATAENLGVGWVSFYREPFLNDLLAIPAPIRPVAWLCVGPVTHLETAPDLERNGWRDRRPLWAAVHHDRWSSGLHGRPHPDRAERSSTHPDRTGMS; encoded by the coding sequence ATGGACAGCCAGCTTTACGACGTCATCCACCGCCGCCGTGACGTGCGCGCGCAGTTCACCGGTGAACCCGTCCCCGACGAGGCCCTGCACCGGATCCTGTCTGCGGCCCACGCCGCGCCCAGCGTCGGTCTCTCCCAGCCCTGGGACTTCATCGTCGTGCGCGACCCCGCCGTCCGCGCCGCGTTCCACGGACACGTCCAGCATGAACGCGCGGTCTTCGCCGCGACCCTTGACGCCTCCGCCGTACGGCGGTTCGCCCGGATCAAGATCGAAGGAGTGCTGGAGTCCACACTGTCGATCGTGGTCACCTATGACCCGGATCGGGGCGGCCCCACCGTTCTCGGCCGCCACGCCATCGCCGACGCGGGCCTGTACTCGGTGTGCCTGGCCATCCAGAATCTCTGGCTGGCCGCCACCGCCGAGAATCTCGGTGTCGGCTGGGTGTCGTTCTACCGCGAGCCGTTCCTGAACGACCTTCTCGCCATCCCCGCGCCGATCCGCCCCGTCGCGTGGCTGTGCGTGGGGCCGGTGACCCACCTGGAGACCGCCCCCGACCTCGAGCGGAACGGCTGGCGGGATCGGCGCCCCCTGTGGGCCGCCGTCCACCACGACCGCTGGAGTTCCGGTCTCCACGGCCGCCCTCATCCCGATCGAGCCGAACGCTCCTCCACGCATCCCGATCGAACGGGAATGAGCTGA
- a CDS encoding NADP-dependent oxidoreductase → MRAIQQSAWGEAETMALVEVEEPAPVFGEVLVRVMAAAVNPVDVFTRRGQAYNRVLDLPFINGWDVAGTVVKTGYGTTRFRPGDRVFGMPWFPRAAGCYAEYVTAPARHFARMPEGLSFTEAAALPLAGLTAWQMLTEVAAVAPGQRILVAGAAGGVGHLAVQIAKARGAHVTGTASAAKHAFVRGLGADEVIDHTTTEVSAAARDMDVVVQMFGGEAGLKALECLRPGGVLVSGQAAWTPGLHERADELGVRAAAYLVDPDGAGLDALAGLVTEGWLKVHVDAVFPLAEAAEAHDLVGSGRTKGKVVLAVGEMD, encoded by the coding sequence ATGCGGGCGATACAGCAGTCGGCGTGGGGAGAGGCCGAGACCATGGCGTTGGTCGAGGTGGAGGAGCCTGCGCCGGTGTTCGGCGAGGTGCTGGTCAGGGTCATGGCGGCCGCGGTCAATCCGGTGGACGTCTTCACGCGCCGGGGGCAGGCGTACAACCGGGTGCTCGACCTGCCGTTCATCAACGGCTGGGACGTCGCGGGGACGGTGGTGAAGACCGGCTACGGCACCACCCGGTTCCGGCCCGGCGATCGGGTGTTCGGGATGCCGTGGTTCCCCCGGGCCGCGGGTTGTTATGCCGAGTACGTCACCGCCCCCGCCCGCCACTTCGCCCGTATGCCGGAGGGCTTGAGCTTCACCGAGGCGGCGGCGCTGCCGCTCGCCGGGTTGACGGCGTGGCAGATGCTCACCGAGGTCGCCGCCGTCGCCCCGGGACAGCGGATCCTCGTGGCGGGCGCGGCCGGGGGCGTGGGACACCTGGCGGTCCAGATCGCCAAAGCCCGCGGCGCCCATGTGACCGGCACCGCGAGCGCCGCCAAACATGCCTTCGTCCGCGGATTGGGGGCGGACGAAGTGATCGACCACACCACGACAGAGGTGTCCGCCGCGGCGCGTGACATGGATGTCGTCGTCCAGATGTTCGGCGGCGAGGCCGGGCTCAAGGCACTGGAGTGCCTGCGGCCGGGCGGCGTCCTGGTCAGCGGGCAGGCGGCCTGGACCCCCGGGCTCCACGAGCGCGCCGACGAGCTCGGCGTGCGTGCCGCGGCCTACCTCGTCGATCCCGACGGCGCCGGGCTCGACGCACTGGCCGGCCTCGTGACCGAGGGGTGGTTGAAGGTGCACGTCGACGCGGTGTTCCCGCTGGCGGAGGCGGCCGAGGCGCACGACCTCGTCGGCTCGGGGCGTACCAAGGGCAAGGTTGTGCTCGCCGTCGGCGAGATGGACTGA
- a CDS encoding TetR/AcrR family transcriptional regulator, protein MTVWDRPEPPTRPAPLDRERIVAAAIALADEGGLEAVSLRKVAARLEAGPMRLYGYISTKEELFDLMVDEVHAEILPEERPGDWREVLRVRAHRTRQATLRHEWLADLLGGRPTLGPNALAVTEATLAAFDGLADLETVMRAVETVSAYFTGAIRREIANLRAERATGLSERDWQLASGPHVTRMLATGRFPALAKFVHDGTEVDAETSFATGLDWVLDAVAAKLARPPA, encoded by the coding sequence ATGACTGTGTGGGATCGGCCGGAGCCGCCGACTCGCCCCGCGCCGCTCGACCGGGAGCGAATCGTTGCCGCCGCCATCGCGCTGGCCGACGAGGGCGGGCTGGAGGCGGTGTCGTTGCGCAAGGTCGCCGCCCGGCTGGAGGCCGGCCCGATGCGCCTGTACGGATACATCTCCACCAAGGAGGAGCTGTTCGACCTCATGGTGGACGAGGTCCACGCCGAGATCCTCCCCGAGGAGCGGCCCGGTGACTGGCGGGAGGTGCTGCGCGTCCGCGCCCACCGCACCAGGCAGGCCACCCTCCGTCACGAATGGCTGGCCGACCTGCTCGGCGGCCGTCCGACCTTGGGCCCGAACGCCCTCGCCGTGACTGAGGCCACGCTGGCCGCCTTCGACGGCCTCGCCGACCTCGAGACCGTCATGCGCGCCGTGGAGACCGTCAGCGCCTACTTCACCGGCGCGATCAGGCGCGAGATCGCGAACCTGCGGGCCGAGCGCGCCACGGGCCTGTCCGAGCGTGACTGGCAGCTCGCCTCCGGCCCGCATGTGACGAGGATGCTGGCCACGGGCCGCTTCCCCGCGCTGGCCAAGTTCGTGCACGACGGCACGGAGGTGGATGCTGAGACGTCCTTCGCGACCGGCCTGGACTGGGTCCTCGACGCCGTGGCCGCCAAACTCGCCCGGCCGCCGGCGTGA
- a CDS encoding MarR family winged helix-turn-helix transcriptional regulator translates to MTTDGLHDGVDVIISQWQTARPDLDCSPMEIIGRLSRVSRLLERAIRDHLSAYDIEPWEFDVLATLLRSGPPHVLNAGELSTAAMVSSAALTNRIDRLEKKGLVDRAVDPAHRRRVLISLTDQGLSLVNRLVEHHVANERRLLEGLSSADRDQITVLLRRLLVSLGDTGPDTSATGAC, encoded by the coding sequence ATGACGACCGACGGACTCCACGACGGAGTGGACGTGATCATCAGCCAGTGGCAGACGGCGCGCCCCGATCTGGACTGCTCACCGATGGAGATCATCGGTCGCCTGTCCCGGGTCTCCCGCCTCCTCGAACGCGCCATCAGGGACCACTTGTCCGCGTACGACATCGAGCCCTGGGAGTTCGATGTGCTGGCCACCCTGCTGCGCTCCGGGCCTCCCCACGTCCTCAACGCCGGCGAACTCAGCACGGCGGCGATGGTCAGCTCGGCCGCCCTGACCAACCGCATCGACCGGCTCGAGAAAAAGGGCCTGGTCGACCGCGCCGTCGATCCGGCCCATCGGCGCCGCGTCCTGATCTCCCTCACCGATCAAGGGCTGAGCCTGGTCAACAGGCTCGTCGAGCATCACGTCGCCAACGAGCGGCGGCTCCTGGAGGGCCTGAGCTCCGCCGACCGCGACCAGATCACCGTGCTCCTGCGCCGCCTGCTCGTCTCCCTCGGCGACACGGGGCCGGACACCTCCGCCACCGGCGCATGCTGA
- a CDS encoding type 1 glutamine amidotransferase family protein produces MNKIYHAVYETMADWETGHATAHIRNGHHHRDPGRYELVTVGLTTDPITTMGGLRVTPDISLDSIKDAAMLILPGAALWDEGDGLSPFARKARDLLEAGVPVAAICGATAGLAREGIFDTRGHTSAALPYLQAQQGYGGAERYVEAPAVTDGDLITGTPTAPVDFAREIFAKLDLYTPQVLDAWYRLFAHNDASAFEALMAPSDI; encoded by the coding sequence ATGAACAAGATCTACCACGCGGTATACGAGACCATGGCGGACTGGGAGACCGGACACGCCACCGCCCACATCAGAAACGGTCACCACCACAGGGACCCCGGCCGCTACGAGCTCGTCACCGTCGGTCTCACGACCGACCCGATCACCACCATGGGCGGCCTGCGCGTCACCCCCGACATCTCGCTCGACTCCATCAAGGACGCGGCGATGCTCATCCTGCCCGGCGCCGCACTCTGGGACGAAGGTGACGGACTCTCCCCCTTCGCCCGCAAGGCCCGCGACCTGCTGGAAGCGGGCGTGCCGGTCGCGGCCATCTGCGGCGCGACGGCCGGGCTGGCTCGCGAAGGGATCTTCGACACTCGGGGCCACACCAGCGCCGCGCTGCCGTACCTGCAGGCGCAGCAGGGCTACGGCGGCGCGGAGCGCTACGTCGAAGCGCCCGCCGTGACCGACGGAGACCTCATCACGGGCACCCCCACCGCACCGGTCGACTTCGCCCGCGAGATTTTCGCCAAGCTGGACCTGTACACCCCCCAGGTGCTGGACGCCTGGTACCGGCTGTTCGCACACAACGACGCCTCGGCCTTCGAAGCGCTGATGGCACCATCGGACATATGA
- a CDS encoding NAD-dependent epimerase/dehydratase family protein yields MKILLIGAGGYLGSAVADHLDEAGHQIVELTRATDDRPENGREKRVGDLTDPRSLTQAVTPDIDAVINMATPTGDAETDAAAIAALTDPLRGTGRAFVYTSGVWVLGATGPGPVDENTPANPIPIVGYRPTIERQVLDTAESGVRALVIRPGIVHGRGGGIPALLVNLAREHAAPRFVGEEAVRWPMVHVDDLADLFVSAVERAPAGSLWHGVAETAVAVRDLASAAGRAAGVQAEPQSWPLDQAREALGALFADALALDQSVSGDAARDKLGWRPQRDGAVADLAEGSYR; encoded by the coding sequence ATGAAGATCTTGCTTATCGGTGCCGGCGGTTACCTCGGCTCGGCGGTCGCGGACCACCTGGACGAGGCCGGACATCAGATCGTCGAACTGACCCGCGCCACCGACGACCGCCCGGAGAACGGGCGTGAAAAGCGTGTCGGCGACCTGACCGATCCGCGTTCGCTCACCCAGGCGGTGACCCCCGACATAGACGCTGTGATCAACATGGCGACGCCCACCGGAGACGCCGAGACTGACGCCGCCGCGATCGCCGCGCTGACGGATCCGCTGCGCGGTACCGGGCGAGCTTTCGTCTACACCAGCGGTGTCTGGGTGCTGGGAGCCACCGGGCCCGGCCCCGTTGACGAGAACACCCCTGCCAACCCCATCCCGATCGTGGGATACCGGCCGACGATCGAGCGTCAGGTGCTCGACACCGCCGAGAGCGGTGTGCGCGCCCTGGTGATCCGCCCGGGCATCGTGCACGGCCGGGGTGGCGGCATTCCCGCTCTCCTGGTGAACCTGGCCCGCGAACACGCGGCGCCGAGGTTCGTCGGGGAAGAGGCGGTACGCTGGCCCATGGTGCACGTCGACGACCTCGCCGACCTGTTCGTCTCCGCGGTGGAGCGGGCACCCGCCGGGTCGCTCTGGCACGGTGTGGCCGAGACCGCGGTCGCCGTCCGCGACCTCGCTTCCGCGGCCGGACGCGCCGCCGGCGTCCAGGCGGAACCGCAGAGCTGGCCGCTTGACCAGGCGCGTGAGGCGCTCGGCGCCCTGTTCGCCGACGCCCTCGCCCTCGACCAGAGCGTCAGCGGCGACGCCGCACGCGACAAGCTCGGCTGGCGTCCCCAGCGCGACGGCGCGGTCGCCGACCTCGCCGAGGGCTCCTACCGGTAG